One genomic segment of Belonocnema kinseyi isolate 2016_QV_RU_SX_M_011 chromosome 2, B_treatae_v1, whole genome shotgun sequence includes these proteins:
- the LOC117167557 gene encoding uncharacterized protein LOC117167557: MELLMFLLLSSVIFSQDCKSQDPNTEHFLPIYPVYPYSPNFMKRGSERNVSTLRAQNSFLQKDVSRDSNASSFGQNFSRKQYNPNFFSKTPLPSQNLPFSAPYVPTSFGSTPFGASSFSQFTFRPNPIGTFPFNANPFYLNPYKTQNSFSSYQNSPLTQSPQQSLFPNVNPNLYQPPVSVPNFYNQYPPSVRPAGADERKRQNADKLKYKESDSEELKGSQFKDGANYLTRNIKDLDGQSASLGYPSTAYIKPYQLEQFMIQTLIKLLPQNVAQQVNQSSQRSQIQYPIYQTSSNIQNSPNHGTVTKDGQSYISVPNVIAKTASSYVVNPTVITKSIIQVSPGQAHQTQAIIGKNSRSPTFRGRAISGESEFSNIRVSRSETKKHL; encoded by the exons ATGGAACTATTG ATGTTCCTGCTCTTGTCATCGGTAATATTTTCCCAAGATTGTAAGAGCCAGGACCCTAATACCGAACATTTTCTGCCGATTTATCCAGTCTACCCGTACAGTCCAAACTTCATGAAAAGAGGCTCTGAAAGGAATGTGTCTACACTAAGAGCACAAAACTCATTTCTTCAAAAGGATGTCTCTAGAGATTCTAATGCGTccagttttggtcaaaatttttcaaggaaacaaTATAATCCCAACTTTTTCTCTAAAACCCCATTACCGTCCCAAAATTTACCTTTCTCTGCCCCCTACGTCCCGACTTCATTTGGTTCCACACCTTTCGGTGCCTCTTCTTTTAGTCAATTTACTTTTAGGCCAAATCCTATTGGCACTTTTCCTTTCAATGCGAACCCTTTCTATTTAAACCCCTACAAGACTCAAAATTCCTTCTCTAGTTATCAGAACTCACCGTTGACACAATCTCCACAACAATCACTTTTTCCTAACGTTAATCCCAATTTATATCAGCCACCAGTATCTGTACCTAATTTCTACAACCAATATCCACCATCAGTTCGACCAGCAGGCGCTGATGAGAGGAAGCGCCAAAATGCTGACAAGTTAAAATACAAGGAATCTGATAGTGAAGAGTTGAAGGGCAGCCAGTTCAAAGATGGGGCTAACTACTTGACTCGCAACATCAAAGATTTGGACG GACAATCTGCAAGTTTGGGCTACCCTTCAACTGCTTATATTAAACCTTATCAGTTGGAACAATTCATGATACAAACTTTGATTAAGTTACTTCCTCAGAATGTTGCTCAACAAGTGAATCAATCAAGTCAAAGAAGCCAAATTCAATATCCAATTTATCAAACTAGTTCAAACATTCAGAATTCACCTAATCATGGCACGGTAACCAAGGATGGACAATCCTATATTTCAGTTCCCAACGTAATAGCAAAAACTGCGTCGTCTTATGTTGTGAATCCTACAGTCATAACTAAATCTATCATCCAAGTTAGTCCTGGACAGGCTCATCAGACACAAGCAATAATCGGGAAAAATTCAAG ATCACCCACATTCAGAGGCAGAGCCATCTCAGGTGaatcagaattttcaaacatcaGAGTATCAAGATCAGAAACGAAAAAGCATCTCTGA
- the LOC117168136 gene encoding probable serine/threonine-protein kinase yakA, with the protein MKDYILFTLLFVTVLGEKRVNLEDIERDNLYLETKTDDVADSKYNIKSEQDQYQGSTNLYESQNNQPTTYTDLQSVKGSKYAPEEYSQQSKYSQNKAVYQKQQQTIESGSQPFDQPIQYYTELVPESSPQTTHKSQQIVYQPELIVGNKIQTLQQKAAAGKYIKSFNKDPIYVNIPATQLFSYYQNLEFNKANSKTQPQPLLHRLAADPNQHTSLPHSNSLKQNQFHTPGKFAIQIQPQYVTYAPKYPSHSQSTVTKGYKNNIYTVSADMKAYTTPQILSSPVYTQAEPAHSQPKSLFYLPQQQQQPSPYFPQFIYTEPKAFYSQASPVYADLYAGSPAFLPDNTINGHGNQNSPIQQFYVPTAIDEQLVKLLQQSKIRVSSQQHAKDPEKPRENFVPPQLPAQKFRSSVTQLLPVSTGSESVPAKSFMQSTEPKSLLDTYIPSYLIAAQDTERYMERPIKLEGGFLPSKINFIHSYKKRKSE; encoded by the exons ATG AAGGACTACATTCTATTCACACTCTTATTTGTTACGGTACTTGGTGAGAAAAGAGTTAATTTAGAAGACATTGAAAGAGACAATCTATACCTGGAAACAAAAACAGATGATGTGGCTGATAGCAAATACAATATCAAATCAGAACAGGATCAGTATCAAGGTTCAACAAATTTATACGAATCACAAAATAATCAACCCACCACATACACAGATCTCCAATCAGTTAAAGGCTCTAAATATGCG CCGGAAGAGTACAGTCAGCAGAGTAAATATTCGCAAAATAAGGCGGTTTATCAAAAGCAACAACAAACAATTGAGAGTGGATCTCAACCATTCGATCAACCAATACAGTACTATACGGAATTAGTACCTGAGAGCAGTCCTCAGACAACCCATAAGTCACAACAGATTGTCTATCAACCGGAATTAATCGTCGGAAATAAGATTCAAACTCTTCAGCAGAAAGCTGCCGCTGGAAAGTACATTAAAAGCTTTAATAAag ATCCCATCTATGTGAATATTCCGGCGACCCAGCTATTCTCTTACTACCAAAATCTGGAATTTAACAAGGCCAACTCTAAAACCCAGCCACAGCCATTGCTACATCGACTAGCTGCTGATCCAAACCAACACACATCTCTTCCTCATTCTAATAGCTTGAAACAAAATCAGTTCCATACTCCTGGTAAATTTGCTATCCAAATTCAACCGCAATACGTAACTTATGCACCAAAATATCCATCTCACAGTCAGTCCACGGTTACCAAG GGATACAAGAATAATATTTATACCGTTTCTGCTGATATGAAGGCGTACACAACACCCCAAATTTTATCATCTCCAGTTTACACTCAGGCAGAGCCAGCGCACAGTCAACCAAAAAGTCTTTTTTATCTGcctcaacaacaacaacaaccaAGTCCGTATTTTCCGCAGTTCATATATACTGAACCGAAGGCTTTTTATAGCCAGGCATCTCCAGTCTATGCCGATTTATATGCAGGATCACCAGCTTTTCTTCCGGATAATACTATAAATGGTCACGGAAATCAGAATTCGCCAATTCAGCAATTCTATGTCCCAACAGCCATCGACGAACAATTGGTGAAACTTTTACAACAatcgaaaattcgtgtttcttcTCAACAACATGCCAAG gACCCTGAAAAGCCAAGAGAAAACTTTGTTCCACCACAATTACCTGCCCAAAAATTTAGATCAAGTGTCACTCAGCTCCTTCCCGTTTCTACCGGAAGCGAATCTGTTCCAGCAAAGAGTTTCATGCAATCCACGGAACCGAAATCATTACTGGATACTTATATTCCAAGTTATCTAATTGCTGCTCAAGACACAGAAAg GTATATGGAGAGGCCGATCAAATTGGAGGGAGGTTTTCTACCatcgaagattaattttattcattcttaCAAGAAACGTAAGTCGGAGTAA